A genomic stretch from Glaciecola nitratireducens FR1064 includes:
- a CDS encoding BolA family protein: MTVEQGIIDKLNKNFELSYLEVLNESHMHNVPANSETHFKVTIVSSDFEGKRLIQRQRSVNQLLSEELAGPVHALAQHTYTLEEWNKKHGVSPDSPNCLGGGAK, encoded by the coding sequence ATGACAGTAGAGCAAGGTATTATTGATAAACTAAATAAAAACTTCGAGTTATCATATTTGGAAGTATTAAACGAAAGTCATATGCATAACGTGCCTGCAAACTCAGAAACCCATTTCAAAGTGACGATTGTTTCAAGTGACTTCGAGGGTAAAAGGTTGATTCAACGACAGCGTTCAGTAAATCAACTATTGTCAGAGGAATTGGCGGGTCCGGTGCATGCATTAGCTCAGCATACCTATACTTTAGAGGAATGGAATAAGAAGCATGGCGTGTCTCCCGATTCTCCAAATTGTTTGGGAGGAGGGGCCAAGTAA
- a CDS encoding methyltransferase, giving the protein MNTHFTVFERNLHLERYPAKHQHVSLQAWDAADEYIIEHVETCSLLTNSSNKDTPVIVINDDFGALTCWFSDKNPIFISDSWISHKSVMTNLMINGLETDNVEFCDALTDLKDIINTKAKVVLIKIPRSLALLEQQLITLQSVLDKDSTIIAAGKVKTVQNSVLKLFEKYIGKTTTSLAKKKARLIFSKYDGIKTEKSPYPTIVSDPLIPFSLSNHANVFCREHLDIGARILLKNLPNALDKKVIDLGCGNGVIGVSILDQNKDAHVTFVDESFMAVESAKENVMNHIGNLDRATFIVSNCLEELLKVESSNYDIVLCNPPFHQQNTITDHVAHQMFNDAKMALKHGGELRIVGNRHLDYPIKLKKLFGGYEVIDSNKKFSILSTYKARQ; this is encoded by the coding sequence ATGAATACACACTTTACTGTATTTGAGCGCAATTTACATTTAGAACGTTACCCAGCGAAGCATCAACATGTCAGCCTTCAAGCATGGGATGCCGCTGATGAGTACATTATTGAGCATGTTGAAACCTGCTCATTATTAACGAACAGCTCAAATAAAGACACACCTGTTATCGTGATTAATGACGACTTTGGCGCCTTGACCTGTTGGTTTAGCGACAAAAATCCGATCTTTATTTCAGACTCATGGATTTCTCATAAAAGTGTTATGACAAATCTCATGATCAATGGATTGGAAACCGACAATGTCGAATTCTGTGATGCACTGACTGATCTCAAGGACATAATTAATACAAAAGCGAAAGTTGTATTGATAAAAATACCACGCTCACTCGCGCTTTTAGAGCAACAGCTCATAACGCTGCAGTCTGTGTTAGATAAAGATTCGACTATTATTGCAGCAGGTAAAGTAAAAACCGTACAAAACTCTGTTTTGAAGTTATTCGAAAAATACATCGGCAAAACAACAACGTCTTTAGCAAAAAAGAAAGCTAGGCTGATTTTTTCAAAATATGACGGCATCAAAACAGAAAAATCCCCCTATCCCACAATCGTATCTGACCCGTTAATACCATTTTCTCTTAGCAATCATGCAAATGTATTTTGCCGAGAACACTTGGATATTGGTGCTCGAATATTATTAAAGAATCTGCCAAATGCACTTGATAAAAAGGTGATTGATTTAGGCTGTGGCAATGGCGTAATAGGTGTGTCTATATTGGACCAAAACAAAGATGCACATGTCACCTTCGTGGATGAGTCATTTATGGCGGTTGAATCGGCAAAAGAAAATGTAATGAACCACATTGGCAATCTAGACCGAGCAACATTTATCGTCAGTAATTGCTTAGAGGAATTGTTAAAAGTTGAATCGTCGAACTATGACATCGTGCTATGTAACCCGCCATTTCATCAACAAAACACAATTACTGATCACGTGGCTCATCAAATGTTTAACGATGCTAAAATGGCACTCAAGCATGGCGGGGAATTAAGAATCGTAGGTAATAGACACTTAGATTATCCAATAAAGTTAAAGAAACTTTTTGGTGGTTACGAAGTCATTGATAGTAATAAAAAGTTCAGTATTTTATCAACTTACAAAGCAAGGCAATAA
- a CDS encoding class I SAM-dependent methyltransferase: MLNKSITLPALGLTLAVTFGCSEAPKNELPVAGSAQKMVEQAKSPEKAIVTVNQAKLEYAVQARNDEDKSRDGARNPIETLEFFQVAPGMVVAEALPGGGWYSKVLARYLGSEGTLYGINYNDDMWARFGFFDEESIQKSIEQTTKFPEMVSGFAEQGPQSSGFTFNSAPKELAGTVDRVLFIRALHNLSRFENEADTMSGALAAAHMMLKENGLVGVVQHQGPEKNSDDWANGGSGYLKKSAVIEAFKTAGFELVAESDINENRKDVPTEEEIVWRLPPSYSGTADDPLLKNKVDAIGESNRMTLLFKKAQ; this comes from the coding sequence ATGTTGAATAAGTCGATTACTTTACCAGCTCTCGGGTTAACACTCGCGGTAACATTCGGATGTTCAGAAGCACCTAAAAACGAACTCCCGGTTGCTGGATCAGCACAGAAGATGGTGGAACAAGCTAAATCTCCTGAAAAAGCCATCGTCACAGTGAATCAAGCCAAGCTAGAGTACGCCGTGCAAGCACGAAACGATGAAGATAAATCCAGAGACGGCGCCCGCAATCCAATTGAAACACTTGAGTTTTTTCAAGTGGCTCCTGGAATGGTGGTCGCAGAAGCGCTACCTGGCGGCGGATGGTATTCAAAAGTTCTAGCTAGGTATCTAGGTTCAGAAGGAACGCTGTACGGTATAAACTACAATGATGACATGTGGGCTAGGTTTGGATTTTTTGATGAAGAAAGCATTCAAAAATCAATTGAACAAACAACCAAGTTTCCAGAGATGGTGAGCGGATTTGCGGAACAAGGTCCCCAATCTTCAGGCTTTACCTTTAACAGTGCGCCCAAGGAATTAGCCGGTACAGTTGACCGAGTGTTATTTATTAGAGCCCTGCATAATCTGAGTAGATTCGAGAATGAAGCCGACACAATGTCAGGTGCATTGGCAGCTGCCCATATGATGTTGAAGGAAAATGGATTAGTCGGCGTCGTTCAACATCAAGGGCCTGAAAAGAATTCAGATGATTGGGCTAATGGTGGTTCAGGTTATCTTAAGAAATCAGCTGTAATAGAAGCCTTTAAAACAGCAGGATTTGAGCTTGTTGCCGAGTCTGATATTAATGAAAATCGCAAAGATGTGCCAACTGAAGAAGAGATAGTCTGGCGACTTCCTCCATCATACAGTGGAACTGCTGACGACCCTCTATTAAAAAATAAGGTTGACGCTATCGGTGAATCCAATCGCATGACGCTTTTATTCAAAAAAGCTCAATAA
- a CDS encoding SulP family inorganic anion transporter, with amino-acid sequence MFNLINGTKGNVKNDILSGVTVAFALVPEAVAFAFVAGVEPMVGLYAAFMMGLITSAIGGRPGMISGATGAMAVVMVALVAQHGVQYLFAAVILAGFLQIMAGVFKLGKFIRLVPYPVMLGFVNGLAIVIFLAQLGQFKIMGPLGDLEWMSGTALYIMLGLVGLTMAIIYLLPKLTTAIPASLVAIAAVTAIVHGFDLDARTVIDFVREMVPEAQQDSVTLAGELPTFAIPVIPFTLETLYIILPTAVILALVGLIESLLTLSLIDEMTDTRGRGNQECVGQGVANTVNGFFGGMGGCAMIGQSMININSGGRGRLSGITAALVLLGFILFAAPLIEMVPLAALVGVMFVVVIATFEWASFRIVRGVNKEDAFVLFLVTGVTVIADLAIAVVVGVIVSALVFAWKHATHIMAKNYTDDDGWKVYDLEGPLFFGSVTHFREIFDPQNDPSDVVIDFKESRIWDSSGIDALDGLADKYKEQGKKLHIRHISPECRVLLKKAGEYVEINVNEDPRYRVASDTLG; translated from the coding sequence ATGTTTAATTTGATAAATGGTACCAAAGGGAATGTGAAGAATGACATTCTCTCTGGTGTCACCGTTGCTTTTGCTTTAGTTCCTGAAGCGGTGGCATTTGCGTTTGTAGCTGGTGTTGAACCCATGGTTGGTTTATACGCCGCTTTCATGATGGGACTGATAACATCTGCAATAGGTGGTCGCCCTGGAATGATTTCAGGTGCAACAGGCGCGATGGCGGTAGTCATGGTTGCTCTAGTTGCTCAACATGGTGTTCAATATTTGTTTGCCGCTGTGATATTAGCGGGCTTTTTGCAAATCATGGCCGGTGTATTCAAGCTTGGTAAGTTCATTCGTTTGGTGCCTTATCCGGTTATGCTCGGATTCGTCAATGGCTTAGCGATTGTTATCTTTCTAGCACAATTGGGTCAGTTTAAAATAATGGGGCCTTTAGGCGACCTAGAGTGGATGAGTGGGACGGCGCTCTACATCATGCTTGGTTTAGTCGGTTTAACGATGGCGATAATTTATTTATTGCCAAAATTGACGACAGCAATACCAGCCTCTTTAGTCGCGATCGCTGCCGTCACTGCGATAGTGCACGGTTTCGATTTGGACGCAAGAACGGTCATCGATTTCGTTCGAGAAATGGTGCCAGAGGCGCAGCAAGATTCGGTTACTTTAGCCGGCGAATTACCAACCTTCGCAATTCCCGTTATCCCTTTTACCCTTGAAACACTCTACATTATTTTACCAACGGCAGTTATCTTGGCGCTTGTAGGCCTGATTGAATCATTATTAACCTTGTCGCTCATCGACGAGATGACGGATACCAGAGGTCGTGGTAATCAAGAATGTGTGGGTCAAGGTGTGGCTAATACGGTTAATGGTTTCTTTGGTGGTATGGGTGGTTGTGCCATGATCGGTCAGAGTATGATCAATATCAATTCAGGCGGGCGAGGACGGTTATCCGGCATCACTGCGGCATTGGTACTTCTTGGTTTTATCCTATTCGCAGCGCCGCTTATCGAAATGGTTCCACTGGCAGCATTGGTTGGCGTTATGTTTGTTGTTGTTATCGCGACATTTGAATGGGCCTCTTTCAGAATTGTTCGCGGCGTGAATAAAGAAGATGCTTTTGTTTTGTTTTTGGTAACAGGGGTGACTGTTATTGCCGATTTGGCCATAGCTGTTGTGGTCGGTGTTATCGTGTCTGCGCTGGTATTCGCTTGGAAACATGCGACACACATTATGGCAAAGAATTATACGGATGATGATGGTTGGAAAGTTTACGATTTAGAAGGGCCTCTTTTCTTCGGCTCGGTCACTCATTTTAGAGAAATATTTGATCCGCAGAACGATCCTAGTGATGTCGTTATTGATTTTAAAGAATCACGAATTTGGGATTCATCTGGCATTGATGCATTAGATGGCCTCGCTGACAAATACAAGGAGCAAGGTAAAAAACTGCACATCAGGCATATCAGTCCTGAATGCAGAGTGTTGCTTAAAAAGGCCGGTGAGTACGTTGAAATTAACGTGAATGAAGATCCACGATATCGGGTTGCTTCAGATACCTTAGGCTAG
- a CDS encoding alpha-ketoglutarate-dependent dioxygenase AlkB, translating to MQQCLFSNNSPQSLPLADAKVQYLANWLDNKTADSLYELFQRELDWSEGLIKIFGKTVKIPRLQAWYGDAGTDYEYSGVKMSPLPWQDDLHKLKVKCERQCGSSFNSVLANFYRYGKDSMGMHSDNEPELGPEPIIASVSLGEARNFDFKHKVNGEKFRLPLEHGSLLIMSGKTQKYWQHGIAKTKKQIEPRLNFTFRKIMV from the coding sequence ATGCAGCAATGTCTTTTTTCCAATAACAGTCCGCAGAGTCTACCCTTGGCTGATGCAAAGGTACAATATTTAGCTAATTGGCTCGATAATAAAACAGCTGATTCATTGTATGAGCTGTTCCAACGAGAGCTGGATTGGAGCGAAGGGCTTATTAAAATCTTTGGTAAAACGGTAAAAATACCTCGACTGCAAGCTTGGTATGGTGATGCTGGAACAGATTATGAGTATTCAGGGGTGAAAATGTCACCACTTCCTTGGCAGGACGACCTGCATAAATTGAAAGTAAAATGCGAACGGCAATGTGGCTCATCATTTAACTCAGTGTTGGCTAATTTTTATCGGTACGGGAAAGATAGCATGGGAATGCACTCTGATAATGAGCCAGAACTTGGTCCGGAACCAATAATTGCCTCGGTGTCTTTAGGTGAAGCAAGAAACTTTGACTTCAAGCATAAAGTTAATGGTGAAAAGTTCAGATTGCCATTGGAACACGGCTCATTATTGATTATGAGTGGCAAGACTCAAAAATACTGGCAGCATGGAATTGCTAAGACAAAAAAACAAATTGAACCTCGGTTAAACTTCACTTTTCGCAAAATTATGGTGTAG
- a CDS encoding thiol:disulfide interchange protein DsbA/DsbL, producing the protein MTKSSIILFAALLFSLTLSGCSEAPPPPSSSVDTVAEAEADLQQPVAVSPLMPSKWIEGTHYNVIADSASEQKQVVEYFSFWCPACYGFEAVADQIKSKLADDVTFRKVHVNFMGFTTPDIQEQATKAMLIGRQMGTEELMNAAIFGHIHEQKQKIEGMSDLRQLFISYDISGADFDSTLTTDELTAAFEQNNNEITQFKEHLNSVPNIVVNGKYQAKFTREMTLLDVVELVNWLSQQK; encoded by the coding sequence ATGACAAAATCTTCAATCATACTTTTTGCAGCTCTATTATTCTCTTTGACGCTAAGTGGATGCTCAGAAGCGCCACCTCCTCCATCTAGTTCAGTAGATACAGTTGCTGAAGCTGAAGCCGACTTACAACAGCCAGTAGCAGTATCTCCCCTAATGCCATCAAAATGGATTGAGGGCACACACTACAATGTTATTGCTGATTCAGCTTCTGAACAAAAACAAGTCGTCGAGTATTTCTCATTTTGGTGTCCCGCCTGCTATGGCTTTGAGGCAGTTGCAGATCAAATAAAATCAAAATTAGCTGACGACGTTACCTTCAGAAAAGTCCACGTTAATTTCATGGGTTTTACAACGCCAGACATTCAAGAACAGGCGACTAAAGCCATGCTTATCGGCAGACAAATGGGCACGGAGGAACTAATGAATGCTGCAATATTTGGGCATATTCACGAACAAAAGCAAAAAATAGAGGGAATGAGCGATCTTAGACAGCTATTTATCTCATACGACATCTCGGGTGCGGATTTTGATAGCACACTAACAACAGATGAATTAACTGCTGCTTTTGAACAAAACAATAACGAGATAACGCAATTTAAGGAACATCTCAACAGCGTTCCAAATATTGTTGTTAATGGAAAATATCAAGCCAAATTCACAAGAGAAATGACACTGCTAGATGTTGTTGAATTAGTTAATTGGCTTAGCCAACAAAAGTAA
- a CDS encoding peptidylprolyl isomerase codes for MKASACHILVKTKEEADRIKSQLDKGANFQTLAKKHSLCPSAKKGGDLGEFRRGDMVPAFENVVFKKEILTVHGPVKTQFGFHLIKTLYRA; via the coding sequence ATGAAAGCATCTGCATGTCATATCCTGGTCAAAACGAAAGAAGAAGCTGACCGTATTAAATCTCAGTTAGACAAAGGTGCAAACTTTCAAACGTTAGCTAAGAAGCATAGCTTATGCCCTTCGGCCAAGAAAGGTGGAGACTTAGGTGAATTTCGCCGTGGTGACATGGTGCCAGCATTTGAAAATGTCGTATTTAAAAAAGAAATATTGACCGTTCATGGCCCTGTAAAAACACAATTTGGTTTTCATCTTATAAAAACGCTTTATAGAGCTTAG
- a CDS encoding TonB-dependent receptor plug domain-containing protein produces the protein MKIKHPLLAAILAASYSTSTFAFEQNQSIETISVVGSRSPIDKSTLAGSVSFINSASIEASGAITVTDLLRSFASINVSQSGPTGTLTEVRFRGSESNHILVLIDGVEINDIGQGGLVNFAHLLVSDIERIELLRGPQSALWGSSAVSGVISITTKKAELSGQHRLAANLGMGTQATRQVGLSYKTRQDGLSLSANLRHLRTDGDNISRQGSEDDGYRNTSFNTNLSYEFNKEHKVTFNLRLLDFVTEFDATDFVNTGLSVDADNYSTGNQHNALLRWDFNPSKSIWSQSLSYQLNRFASDSYSEDVFSGGTVGKTQRLNWINYIDLGANDFFNIGLDSVKEDFEQSGPIVFGNPNQTQNNQTISVLSDGQYELIKKLYASYSVRTDASDEFDSANSFRLGLSYHFTDKLKAFISRGKAVKNPTFTERFGFFPGTFSGNSALVPESSYANEIGLSYRLSSRLNAELTHFDTKLENEINGFVFEPTTGAFTAQNIDETSTRKGLEVSLSGDWKDLSWTASYAYLDAKAPTEVELRRSRHSGSTTINYALNAVSNLYIQADYTGSKQDRFFPPFPSPSEIVGLNPYWLVSANYQYKYNKNIKFGLRIDNLLNENFEDVVGFVGQSRKIVLNMQYQLN, from the coding sequence ATGAAAATAAAACATCCTTTATTGGCTGCAATTCTTGCTGCCTCTTATTCAACTTCAACCTTTGCTTTTGAACAAAACCAGTCCATTGAAACTATCAGCGTAGTCGGTTCTAGATCGCCGATTGATAAATCGACGCTTGCTGGTTCAGTCTCTTTTATTAACTCAGCCTCAATTGAAGCCTCCGGTGCTATTACGGTGACGGATTTATTGCGCTCCTTCGCTAGTATCAATGTTAGCCAGTCCGGACCAACAGGCACGTTAACCGAAGTGCGCTTTCGAGGAAGTGAAAGCAACCATATTTTAGTGTTAATCGACGGTGTTGAGATAAATGACATTGGTCAAGGCGGATTAGTCAACTTCGCCCACTTGCTTGTGTCTGATATTGAGCGAATTGAGTTACTGCGCGGCCCACAAAGTGCCCTGTGGGGAAGTAGCGCGGTGTCTGGCGTCATAAGCATCACCACAAAAAAGGCAGAGCTTTCAGGGCAGCACAGGTTAGCAGCTAATCTAGGAATGGGCACGCAAGCAACGCGCCAAGTAGGTTTGTCTTATAAGACGCGTCAAGATGGCTTGTCGTTGTCTGCAAATTTACGCCATTTGAGAACGGATGGTGACAACATATCTCGTCAAGGCTCTGAAGATGACGGTTATCGAAACACTTCTTTCAACACGAATCTTAGTTATGAGTTTAATAAAGAACATAAAGTGACCTTTAACCTGAGATTGCTAGATTTTGTTACTGAATTTGACGCCACAGACTTCGTCAATACCGGACTATCAGTCGACGCTGATAATTATTCAACAGGTAATCAACACAATGCCTTATTGAGATGGGACTTCAATCCGTCAAAAAGCATATGGTCGCAATCATTGAGCTATCAGTTGAATCGTTTTGCAAGTGATAGTTATTCAGAAGACGTGTTTTCTGGGGGCACTGTGGGTAAGACTCAACGACTCAATTGGATAAACTATATCGACTTAGGAGCAAATGATTTTTTTAATATTGGACTTGATAGTGTAAAAGAAGACTTTGAACAAAGCGGTCCTATTGTTTTTGGTAATCCAAATCAGACACAAAACAACCAAACTATTTCGGTGTTGAGTGATGGGCAATATGAACTTATAAAAAAGCTGTATGCTAGCTACAGCGTGCGCACGGATGCAAGCGATGAATTTGATAGCGCTAATAGTTTTAGATTAGGCCTTAGCTACCATTTTACCGACAAGCTAAAAGCGTTTATTAGCCGTGGAAAAGCAGTTAAGAATCCCACATTTACTGAAAGGTTTGGATTCTTTCCTGGCACTTTTTCTGGCAATTCAGCTTTAGTTCCAGAATCAAGTTATGCGAACGAAATTGGATTAAGCTATCGTTTATCAAGTCGGTTGAATGCTGAACTAACTCACTTCGACACCAAATTAGAAAATGAAATCAACGGTTTTGTTTTCGAACCCACAACCGGTGCTTTTACTGCGCAAAACATTGACGAAACATCGACAAGAAAAGGCCTTGAAGTTTCACTCTCTGGAGATTGGAAAGACCTAAGTTGGACGGCAAGTTATGCTTACCTAGATGCCAAGGCACCAACCGAGGTCGAGCTTAGACGATCGCGTCATTCAGGATCCACAACCATCAACTATGCCTTGAATGCAGTCAGTAACCTTTATATTCAAGCAGATTATACCGGGTCAAAGCAGGATAGATTCTTTCCTCCGTTTCCGAGCCCGTCGGAAATTGTTGGGCTGAACCCTTATTGGTTAGTTAGTGCAAACTATCAATATAAATACAATAAAAATATAAAATTTGGACTTCGGATTGACAATTTATTGAATGAGAATTTTGAAGATGTCGTTGGGTTTGTCGGGCAGTCGCGAAAAATTGTCCTTAATATGCAATACCAATTGAACTAA
- a CDS encoding thiol:disulfide interchange protein DsbA/DsbL → MKKLFSILVVAMLLPFAVNAADQWKEGTHYNVISEKATAKPEVTEFFSFWCPACYRFEPLVKQMKEGLGEDVTFNKVQVNFMQSAGPSVQDDATKAMIIGRAMKNEEALNASIFNYIHEQRSTVTGLKDLRSVFIINGVDPEEFDKLAKSFSVKSLVNKNNREIDTYRKHLTGVPNFIVNGKYQATFSRDMTPDDIVNLIVWLTKQP, encoded by the coding sequence ATGAAAAAGCTGTTTTCAATACTTGTGGTTGCAATGCTATTGCCATTTGCTGTCAATGCGGCCGACCAATGGAAAGAGGGCACTCACTACAATGTGATCAGCGAGAAAGCAACCGCTAAGCCAGAAGTGACTGAGTTCTTTTCTTTTTGGTGTCCCGCTTGCTACCGTTTTGAACCATTGGTAAAACAGATGAAGGAAGGATTAGGCGAAGACGTTACGTTTAATAAAGTGCAAGTTAACTTTATGCAAAGCGCTGGACCATCAGTTCAAGACGACGCCACTAAAGCAATGATTATTGGCCGTGCGATGAAAAATGAAGAAGCGTTAAATGCTTCTATTTTCAATTACATCCACGAACAACGCTCAACCGTTACTGGTTTAAAAGACTTGCGCAGCGTATTCATCATCAACGGTGTTGATCCTGAAGAGTTTGATAAATTAGCGAAAAGCTTTAGCGTCAAGAGCTTGGTTAACAAAAACAACCGAGAAATTGATACATATCGCAAACACTTAACTGGCGTACCAAACTTTATCGTAAACGGCAAATACCAAGCCACATTCTCAAGAGACATGACCCCCGACGATATTGTGAACCTCATTGTATGGCTAACTAAACAACCATAG
- a CDS encoding peptidylprolyl isomerase, which translates to MTRLALSFLALFAISFSLAANTQKQPGENIQKDNYYPMVKFETSLGDLVIELNRRRAPVTVNNFLNYVVRGEFDNTLFHRVVTGYIVQGGGYAPEYKEKKAGRTIINESGNGLKNEMYSIAMAREDDPHSAKRQFFFNMKDNDNLDPGKTWGYAVFGTVIEGTDVLDKIGLVETEYKALIRFQDAPKEDVVLISATVLPEPQL; encoded by the coding sequence ATGACTAGACTGGCATTATCGTTTCTCGCTCTTTTTGCAATCAGCTTTAGCTTAGCGGCTAACACACAGAAGCAGCCCGGTGAAAACATCCAGAAAGACAATTATTATCCAATGGTGAAGTTTGAAACAAGCTTGGGTGATTTAGTTATCGAACTGAATAGAAGAAGAGCCCCTGTTACCGTTAATAATTTCTTAAACTACGTTGTAAGAGGTGAGTTTGACAATACTCTGTTTCATCGCGTTGTTACGGGTTACATAGTGCAAGGTGGTGGTTACGCGCCTGAATATAAAGAGAAAAAAGCTGGTCGCACAATTATAAATGAATCGGGCAACGGGCTAAAAAATGAAATGTATAGCATTGCGATGGCAAGAGAGGACGACCCGCATTCTGCAAAACGTCAGTTCTTTTTTAATATGAAGGATAACGATAATTTGGATCCGGGGAAGACTTGGGGCTATGCCGTTTTCGGCACCGTAATTGAAGGCACTGATGTGCTTGATAAAATTGGACTAGTCGAAACAGAATACAAAGCTCTTATTCGTTTTCAAGACGCTCCAAAAGAAGATGTGGTGCTGATCTCAGCCACGGTTTTACCCGAACCACAATTATAA